The following proteins come from a genomic window of Achromobacter deleyi:
- a CDS encoding FMN-binding glutamate synthase family protein: MQWIAGRFTAFILTLVAAVATTILVFTDSYWWLWAAVPLVLLGLLGVYDLIQTRHAIRRNYPVLGNLRFLFEFIRPEIRQYFLEDDTQASPFSRAQRSIVYQRAKREIDKRPFGTQEDVYGDRYEWINHSMSPTHIGDTDFRVAVGGPDCTQPYSMSAFNVSAMSFGALSANAVLALNEGARQGNFAHDTGEGGISRYHRQPGGSLVWNIGSGYFGCRDEHGAFSEEAFVKNACTPQVKMIEIKLSQGAKPGHGGILPAGKVTPEIAEARGVAAWQDCNSPASHSAFDTPIGLMKFVARLRELSGGKPVGFKFCVGHPWEWFAIVKAMLETGITPDFIVVDGAEGGTGAAPVEFVDHVGTPLREALRLVHNTLIGVNLRDRIKLGASGKIITAFDMARVMAMGADWCNAARGFMFAIGCIQAQACHTGKCPTGVTTQDPLRQRALVVPDKAQRVANFHKNTLHALAELLAAAGLTHPNQLRPHHIARRISSSEIRLLSALFPELAPGELLRGEFRHQVFRTGWSMARADSFQPTHDISTALAQEYVMAHPPQGAPA, translated from the coding sequence ATGCAATGGATCGCCGGCCGCTTCACGGCCTTTATCTTGACCCTGGTGGCCGCCGTCGCGACCACCATCCTGGTGTTCACGGACTCGTACTGGTGGCTGTGGGCCGCCGTGCCGCTGGTGCTGCTCGGCCTGCTGGGCGTGTACGACCTGATCCAGACGCGCCACGCCATCCGCCGCAACTATCCGGTGCTGGGCAACCTGCGCTTTCTGTTCGAATTCATCCGCCCCGAGATCCGCCAGTACTTCCTGGAAGACGACACGCAAGCCTCGCCGTTCTCGCGCGCGCAGCGCTCGATCGTGTACCAGCGCGCCAAGCGCGAGATCGACAAGCGCCCCTTCGGCACCCAGGAAGACGTCTACGGCGACCGCTACGAATGGATCAACCATTCGATGTCGCCCACCCACATCGGCGACACCGACTTTCGCGTGGCGGTCGGCGGCCCCGACTGTACCCAGCCGTATTCGATGTCGGCCTTCAACGTCTCGGCCATGAGTTTCGGCGCCCTGTCGGCCAACGCCGTGCTGGCGCTGAACGAAGGCGCGCGCCAGGGCAACTTCGCGCATGACACCGGCGAAGGCGGCATCAGCCGCTACCATCGCCAGCCGGGCGGCAGCCTGGTGTGGAACATCGGCTCGGGCTACTTCGGCTGCCGCGACGAGCACGGCGCCTTCTCCGAGGAAGCCTTCGTCAAGAACGCCTGTACGCCGCAGGTGAAGATGATCGAGATCAAGCTGTCGCAGGGCGCCAAGCCGGGCCACGGCGGCATCCTGCCGGCCGGCAAGGTCACGCCCGAGATCGCCGAGGCGCGCGGCGTGGCCGCCTGGCAGGACTGCAACTCGCCCGCCAGCCACTCGGCCTTCGATACGCCCATCGGCCTGATGAAGTTCGTCGCCCGACTGCGCGAGCTGTCCGGCGGCAAGCCGGTCGGCTTCAAGTTCTGCGTCGGCCACCCGTGGGAATGGTTCGCCATCGTCAAGGCCATGCTCGAGACCGGCATCACGCCCGACTTCATCGTGGTCGATGGCGCCGAGGGCGGCACCGGAGCCGCGCCGGTCGAATTCGTCGACCACGTCGGCACGCCGCTGCGCGAGGCGCTACGCCTGGTGCACAACACGCTGATCGGCGTGAACCTGCGCGACCGCATCAAGCTGGGCGCCTCGGGCAAGATCATCACCGCGTTCGACATGGCGCGCGTCATGGCCATGGGCGCGGACTGGTGCAACGCGGCGCGCGGCTTCATGTTCGCCATCGGCTGCATCCAGGCCCAGGCCTGCCATACCGGCAAATGCCCCACCGGCGTCACGACCCAGGATCCGCTGCGCCAGCGCGCCCTGGTGGTGCCGGACAAGGCCCAGCGCGTCGCCAACTTCCACAAGAACACGCTGCACGCGCTGGCCGAGCTGCTGGCCGCCGCCGGCCTGACGCATCCGAACCAGCTGCGCCCGCACCATATCGCGCGCCGCATTTCGTCCAGCGAGATACGGCTGCTGTCGGCGCTGTTCCCGGAACTGGCGCCGGGCGAACTGCTGCGCGGCGAATTCCGCCACCAGGTGTTCCGCACCGGCTGGTCGATGGCGCGCGCCGACTCGTTCCAGCCGACCCACGACATCAGCACCGCGCTGGCGCAGGAATACGTCATGGCGCATCCGCCCCAGGGCGCGCCAGCCTGA
- the egtB gene encoding ergothioneine biosynthesis protein EgtB, giving the protein MEPACLLTHPANGPYAAGQAGQHDRYDAVRATTTALAAPLSPEDCQAQSMPDCSPVKWHLAHTTWFFETFLLTHFHPPYAAFHPQYRMLFNSYYNAIGAKHPRPQRGLLTRPPLTDVMRYRQHVDQAMHDLISRLGGNDPAFDALLELGLNHEQQHQELILTDLKHLLSANPLKPAYVASGSPALPPGTPAGWTRYNGGVVRIGHDGQDFAFDNEGPAHDVLLAPFHLADRLVTQHEYLAFIRDGGYKRPELWLSLGWERVCAEGWRAPLYWEGQRDDWRVFTLRGMQELELQAPVTHISYYEADAYARWARVRLPREAEWEHAARQLLDGAWSNRANLLENGHLDPRPAPARQGGGPAQLFGDAWEWTASAYDAYPGFKPDAGAVGEYNGKFMCNQYVLRGGSCATPRGHIRPSYRNFFPPEARWQFSGIRLARDA; this is encoded by the coding sequence ATGGAACCTGCCTGCCTGCTGACCCACCCGGCCAACGGCCCCTACGCCGCCGGACAGGCCGGCCAGCATGACCGGTACGATGCCGTACGCGCTACCACCACGGCGCTGGCCGCCCCGCTCAGTCCGGAGGACTGCCAGGCGCAGTCCATGCCGGACTGCAGCCCGGTCAAATGGCACCTGGCGCACACCACCTGGTTCTTCGAGACCTTCCTGCTGACGCATTTCCATCCGCCCTACGCGGCATTCCATCCGCAGTACCGGATGCTGTTCAACTCCTACTACAACGCCATCGGCGCCAAGCATCCGCGCCCGCAGCGCGGCCTGCTGACGCGGCCGCCGCTAACCGACGTGATGCGCTATCGCCAGCACGTCGACCAGGCCATGCACGACCTGATCTCGCGGCTGGGCGGCAACGACCCGGCCTTCGACGCCTTGCTGGAACTGGGGCTGAACCACGAGCAGCAGCACCAGGAGCTGATCCTGACGGACCTCAAGCACCTGCTGTCCGCCAACCCGCTCAAGCCGGCCTATGTGGCCTCCGGTTCGCCCGCGCTGCCGCCGGGCACGCCCGCCGGCTGGACCCGCTACAACGGCGGCGTGGTCCGCATTGGCCACGACGGGCAGGACTTCGCGTTCGACAACGAGGGGCCGGCGCACGACGTGCTGCTGGCGCCCTTCCATCTGGCCGACCGCCTGGTGACGCAGCACGAATACCTGGCCTTCATCCGCGACGGCGGCTACAAGCGGCCCGAACTGTGGCTGTCGCTGGGATGGGAACGGGTTTGCGCGGAAGGCTGGCGCGCGCCGCTGTACTGGGAAGGCCAGCGCGACGACTGGCGTGTCTTCACGCTACGCGGCATGCAGGAGCTGGAATTGCAGGCGCCGGTCACGCACATCAGCTACTACGAGGCCGACGCCTATGCGCGCTGGGCCCGGGTGCGCCTGCCGCGCGAGGCCGAGTGGGAGCACGCGGCGCGGCAGTTGCTCGACGGCGCCTGGTCGAACCGCGCCAACCTGCTGGAAAACGGCCACCTGGATCCGCGCCCCGCGCCTGCCCGGCAGGGCGGCGGTCCGGCGCAACTGTTCGGCGACGCCTGGGAATGGACCGCCAGCGCCTATGACGCCTACCCGGGCTTCAAGCCCGATGCCGGCGCGGTGGGCGAATACAACGGCAAGTTCATGTGCAACCAGTATGTGCTGCGCGGCGGCTCCTGCGCCACGCCGCGCGGCCACATCCGGCCGAGCTACCGCAATTTCTTCCCGCCCGAAGCCCGCTGGCAGTTTTCCGGCATCCGCCTGGCGCGGGATGCCTGA
- a CDS encoding phospholipase D-like domain-containing protein encodes MACCAALLAACASVPDAQERAARKAQAGLSADSAQDSYRRGHDIAADPRNAKDDFLARHLAVEEAVSGAPLVAGNRVRLLADGPGTYQAMLRSIAQARRYVHMETYIFDDDEEGARFAEALIAARNRGADVALMVDAVGTINTPDALFQRLRDAGVQVAVFNPVSPVSGSRAGWSPNQRNHRKVLVVDGKVGYLGGINVSAVYASSPAGGSGASGGVGSGPDAKRTDAQAAPWRDTHLRIEGPAVAQLEAVIQDGWQSQAKEALRGGGTAIAPATGPTRVRILANQPDRSDGYTVYLTLMSAFESAQRSIHITMAYFVPDPAFVDVLAAAAQRGVDVVLVLPGFSDSSLVFNAGRSHYGKLLKAGVKIYERRDALLHAKTAVVDGVWSTVGSSNMDWRSFALNYEVNAVVLGPEFAADMEALFQRDVSESVRITPEAWRARGVDDRFMEFFSRMFERWL; translated from the coding sequence CTGGCCTGCTGCGCGGCCCTGCTGGCCGCCTGCGCCAGCGTGCCCGATGCGCAGGAACGCGCCGCCCGCAAAGCGCAGGCCGGCCTGTCCGCCGACAGCGCGCAGGACAGTTACCGCCGCGGCCACGACATCGCGGCGGATCCCCGCAATGCCAAGGATGATTTCCTGGCGCGCCACCTGGCCGTCGAGGAAGCGGTCAGCGGCGCGCCGCTGGTGGCCGGCAACCGCGTGCGCCTGCTGGCCGATGGGCCGGGCACCTACCAGGCCATGCTGCGCTCGATCGCGCAGGCGCGGCGCTACGTGCACATGGAAACCTACATCTTCGACGATGACGAGGAGGGGGCGCGCTTCGCCGAGGCCCTGATCGCCGCGCGCAACCGCGGCGCCGACGTCGCGTTGATGGTCGATGCGGTTGGCACGATCAATACGCCCGACGCGCTGTTCCAGCGCCTGCGCGACGCAGGCGTGCAGGTCGCGGTCTTCAACCCGGTCAGTCCCGTCAGCGGCAGCCGCGCCGGCTGGTCGCCGAACCAGCGCAACCATCGCAAGGTCCTGGTGGTGGATGGCAAGGTGGGCTATCTGGGCGGCATCAATGTCAGCGCGGTATACGCTTCATCGCCCGCCGGCGGCAGCGGCGCGTCGGGCGGCGTGGGCAGCGGGCCCGACGCCAAGCGGACCGACGCCCAGGCCGCGCCCTGGCGCGATACGCACTTGCGCATCGAGGGGCCGGCGGTGGCCCAGCTCGAAGCCGTGATCCAGGACGGCTGGCAATCGCAGGCCAAGGAGGCCCTGCGCGGCGGCGGCACAGCTATCGCGCCGGCCACCGGGCCGACGCGGGTGCGGATCCTGGCCAACCAGCCCGATCGCAGCGACGGCTACACCGTCTACCTGACGCTGATGTCCGCGTTCGAGAGCGCGCAGCGTTCCATCCACATCACCATGGCGTACTTCGTGCCGGACCCGGCCTTCGTCGACGTGCTGGCCGCGGCCGCGCAGCGCGGCGTGGACGTGGTGCTGGTGCTGCCGGGCTTCAGTGATTCCTCGCTGGTGTTCAATGCCGGCCGCTCCCATTACGGCAAGCTGCTCAAGGCGGGCGTGAAGATCTATGAGCGGCGCGACGCGCTGCTGCACGCCAAGACCGCGGTGGTCGACGGCGTCTGGTCCACCGTGGGATCAAGCAACATGGACTGGCGCAGCTTCGCCTTGAACTACGAGGTCAACGCGGTGGTGCTGGGGCCGGAGTTCGCGGCCGACATGGAAGCGCTGTTCCAGCGCGACGTGAGCGAGTCGGTGCGCATCACGCCCGAGGCCTGGCGGGCCCGGGGCGTGGATGATCGCTTCATGGAGTTCTTCTCGCGCATGTTCGAGCGCTGGCTGTAG
- the egtD gene encoding L-histidine N(alpha)-methyltransferase, which translates to MVSPSALLASAAPRFLAPQPQPLSAEQHELRDGLLDHPAHIDPKFLYDALGSSLFTAITQLPEYYPTRCEAEIFARHGHDIARHIGPVQAMIDLGAGDCVKAERLFASLRPRHYVPIDISADYLQSAVRRLRLSYPDLRITPIGLDFSQALALPADVGAEQRLFFYPGSSIGNLDPDAALAMLRRIQRQCAGGGLLVGVDRVKSRQVLEPAYDDALHLTAAFNLNLLRHVNDLLGSDFDVGDWRHVALFNSDQSRIEMHLEARRPVTVAWPGGQRRFAAQERIHTENSYKFTPEAFTELLQRAGYHDIQHWSDTRGWFSVFSARA; encoded by the coding sequence ATGGTCTCTCCCTCCGCCCTGCTCGCCAGCGCCGCCCCGCGGTTCCTGGCGCCGCAACCCCAGCCCCTCAGCGCCGAGCAGCATGAATTGCGCGACGGACTGCTGGACCATCCCGCCCATATCGATCCCAAGTTTCTCTACGACGCGCTCGGCTCGTCGCTGTTCACCGCCATCACGCAATTGCCGGAGTACTACCCGACCCGCTGCGAGGCCGAGATCTTCGCGCGGCACGGCCACGACATCGCGCGCCACATCGGTCCGGTGCAGGCCATGATCGACCTGGGCGCGGGCGACTGTGTCAAGGCCGAGCGGCTGTTTGCCAGCCTGCGCCCGCGCCACTACGTGCCCATCGACATTTCCGCCGACTACCTGCAATCCGCGGTGCGGCGGCTGCGCCTGTCGTACCCCGACCTGCGGATCACTCCCATCGGCCTGGACTTCTCCCAGGCGCTGGCCTTGCCCGCCGACGTCGGCGCCGAGCAGCGCCTGTTCTTCTATCCCGGCTCCAGCATTGGCAATCTCGACCCGGACGCCGCGCTGGCCATGTTGCGGCGGATCCAGCGGCAATGCGCCGGCGGCGGGCTGCTGGTCGGGGTCGACCGCGTCAAATCCAGGCAGGTGCTGGAACCGGCCTACGACGACGCCCTGCACCTGACCGCGGCCTTCAACCTGAACCTGCTGCGCCACGTCAACGACCTGCTGGGCAGCGACTTCGACGTCGGCGACTGGCGCCACGTGGCGCTGTTCAACAGCGACCAGTCGCGCATCGAGATGCACCTGGAAGCGCGTCGGCCCGTCACTGTGGCCTGGCCCGGCGGCCAGCGGCGCTTCGCCGCGCAAGAGCGCATCCACACCGAGAACTCCTACAAGTTCACGCCCGAAGCCTTCACGGAGTTGCTGCAACGCGCGGGCTACCACGACATCCAGCACTGGTCGGACACGCGCGGCTGGTTTTCGGTATTCAGCGCGCGTGCCTGA
- a CDS encoding DUF883 family protein encodes MNRKHQRAEMALHRDRVSDSLHELLAGTEDLLRSTASYTGSEIEAARARLTRQLAEARESAGDWEGVARERARRAKAYADEYVHEHAWKSVGVATLVGVLLGCCLLANRR; translated from the coding sequence ATGAATCGAAAGCACCAACGCGCCGAAATGGCCCTGCACCGCGACCGCGTGAGCGACAGCCTGCATGAGTTGCTTGCCGGTACGGAAGACCTGCTGCGTTCGACCGCCTCATACACCGGCTCTGAGATCGAGGCGGCGCGCGCGCGCCTGACGCGCCAGCTGGCCGAGGCGCGCGAATCCGCGGGCGACTGGGAGGGCGTGGCGCGCGAGCGGGCTCGTCGCGCCAAGGCCTATGCCGATGAATACGTCCACGAGCACGCCTGGAAATCGGTGGGCGTGGCGACGCTGGTGGGCGTGCTGCTGGGCTGCTGCCTGCTGGCCAACCGGCGCTGA